A region of the Thioploca ingrica genome:
TGTGTGCTCAAAGGTGCTGGTACTTTAGTCGCAACCCCGAATGGCCAAATTGGTATTTGTACGGCCGGTAATCCGGGAATGGCTTGTGGTGGGATGGGGGACGTTCTTACCGGGGTGATTGCCGGCTTATTAGCACAAGGATTATCGACTACTGAAGCCGCTCAATTAGGAGTATGTATCCATGGTAAGGCCGGCGATAAGGCTGCTTTAGAGGGTGAGCGCGGCTTATTACCGAGTGATTTAATGCCTTGGTTACGTTATTATGCTAATCCGGAATTAAATCCCAAATGAATCATTATATTATTTCTAATGCGGCCATGATGGAAGCCTTTGGTAGTCAATTGGTACCTGCTTGTCAGACGCGTACCATTTTACATCTCCAAGGAGAATTAGGTGCGGGTAAGACTACGCTAGTACGCGGTTTTTTACGGGCATTAGGACATACTGGTGCCGTGAAAAGCCCCACTTATACTTTAGTTGAACCTTACCAAATCAGTGGTAAAAAAATTTATCATTTTGATTTTTACCGGTTAACTGACCCGGAAGAGTTAGAATACATGGGAATACGAGATTATTTGACTGAAGAGATGTTGGCACTCATTGAATGGCCGGAAAAAGGGGGCGGATTAACGCCGGCGGCTGACCTGCAAATTCAATTATTTTACCATAATCAAACTGAACGGTTATTGAAATTACAAGCGCTAACCGCTATTGGACAAACCGTGGTGACTCATATAAGCAATCGAGTTGAGTTCTCAACTCAGTCAGGCTGATCTATACTATATCGTTGACCCGATTTAATCGAATTAAATTCTTACTGGGATACCCGCCTACGGTAAAATAACTAATTGATATTCTTATAGTCAGCTTGAGTAAATCAGTGATATAATAAAAGACTTAATCATCAGCGTCTAAAAAAATAGCCATGATGGTGATAATCAGTTAAACGGCAAAATAAATTAAACATGAGTAATGGGTCTATTTTAAAAACCAGAGGTGAAAAAAGTGAAAATTCTTGTACTGGGCGGTGATGGTTTTTGCGGTTGGCCAAACGCTTTGCACCTTTCCTACATCGGCCATGAAGTGGGAATCGTTGATAATTTATCGCGACGCAAAATAGATGTTGAACTGGAAGTAGAATCCTTAACACCCATTACTTCGATTCATACCCGTTTAGCGGCTTGGCGTGAAGTCAGTGGCAAAGAAATCTCTTTTTTTAATCTGGATATTGCACAAGAATATTACCAATTTCTCGCGTTGGTGAAAGAATTTCGGCCAGAGGTCATTGTCCATTTTGCTGAACAACGGTCAGCACCTTATTCTACTTTGTCAGAACGAACTAAACGCTATACCGTTGATAACAATATCAATGCCACTAACAATGTGCTGTGTGCTATCGTCGAGTCTGGCTTAGACATTTATCTCGTTCATTTGGGTTCGATTGGGGTATATGGGTATCACACCACCGTGATGGAAATCCCTGAAGGCTATTTGAAGATCCAAGTACAATCGCGTTCGGGTGAATCAGTGGAGCAAGAAATTCTTTATCCCGCTGATACCGAAAGTATTTATCACATGACCAAAGCCCAGGATCAATTGTTATTTCACTATTACAATAAAAACAATGGCATCAGAATTACCGATTTACATCAAGGTAATGTTTGGGGAACTCGAACCCAAGAAACTAAGTTAGATGAGCGGCTAATTAACCGTTTCGATTACGATGGGGTTTATGGAACCGTTCTCAATCGCTTTATAATCCAAGCTGCAGTAGGATATCCTTTAACGGTCTATGGTAATGGTGGCCAAACGCGTGCGTTCATTCATATTCAAGACACCACTCGTTGCATTGAATTAGCTATCAACAATCCGCCTCCCAAAGGAGCTAAAGTTCAGATATTTAATCAAATTACTCAAACTCATCGGATTAAGGATTTAGCTGAAACTATTGCCAAAATGATTCCCAGTGTAAAAATAAATTATGTCGATAACCCGCGTAAAGATATTGAAGATAAAGAAAACGAATTTTTTGTTGCCAAGGAATGCTTTTTATCCATGGGCTTAAAACCGATCTTTTTAGAAAAAGGACTGATTGAAGAAATCCATGATATCGCTAATAAATATCAACATCGCTGTGATCTGACGAAAATTCCTCCACCGGTTTGGACCTAGATAAACTAACTCCCGCAGAATAGCGGTTAACACTTCTAAAGGAATCACCCATGGCAAGCAAATATCAAAGTTACTTTCATTTTTTAGTGGCCAAATTTTATAGAAATTATCGGCGGTATCAAATTGCTAAACTGATTACCTGGGAACCACTACCTCCTTTGGAAGAAGGTTGTACCGCTATTATTGGGATGTGTTCAAGAATTCCTTATATTTTAGGCGCTAACTTATATTGTCTGAGTAAAAATCGTTGGTCGGATTTGAAAGCGATTATCATTGCAGTTGATGCTGAAAAAAGTAGCTTACCAGCCGGATTTGAAGAAGAAGTCATTAAACAATTTCCTGAATTAAAATTAACTTTTATTTACTATAATCATCGCCAAGCGCAGTTCACCGCTCAAGTCAATGATCCTTATATTTATTCATGGTTGTCTTGGAGTTTATGTTTAAATCATATCTGGACGAAAACCGCCCTGATTCAAGATTACGATGCGTTGATCTTAGGAAAGGAGATATTGGCAAAACGTTATCAAGCTTTCAGCGAATCTGGAGCCAAAATGCAAGGCATTACCTGGTATAAAGGCAATAATTTTGTGGTAGAAGATCATTTAGCCACAACCTTCGAGGCTTTTATTGACGTTAATTGGATTCGCTCCTTTCCTCCGGTCATGGGACACAATAAATTCGGTATCTTTAAAGGTCGCCAAGTCAATTATGATACCTACCTGGATATCCAAGCGAATTATACCCCAGAATCTCAGCGTACCGTCATGCCCATGAGTTTAGAAGATTTGGCTCACCCTTCTAATCTGATTACGCAATATATGCGCTTTAGAAATTCGCCGGGTAAACCTTCGCTATGTTTTTCAATTCCCATGCTGCCTTTCTTTTATTTTCTTGCGGGAAGAACCAACGCCTTCACGATAGCAACGCAAGCACTGCAACGCGGTGATCCCGAACACGTTGATCTGTTAGGTGATGGTGTGCAAATGAATCTGACTTTATTAGATATTGCGTCAATTGACTTTAACTTTAAACTGATACTACAAGTCTTACTCAGATATGAAATTAAACCGTTTAAAGAGTTAATTGATTACGGCATAGCACTCTATCAAATCATTAAAACCCCGGTTGAGCAAATTTGGCTAGGAGATTTTACTCCCGTGCAAAGAGAATGGATAGCAGCAGCAAAAAGGTTGTAAACAACAAGACCGGGGTTTGAATAATGGTTTTTATCTAAGTCAAGCTTTGGCTTCCAATGATTCAATTTGAAATTCAAAGCTTGAACAAGATTCAAAGTGACTCTACGGTTTCCATTTGATATTACAACCAATACTCGGGGTTTGCTCGGGGTTTACCGGTTGCCCGACTAAAATAGCATCCAGTGCAGCACGAATATCTTTTCCGGTGACTGGAATATTATTCTTCGGTCTCGCATCATCGAGTTGTCCACGATAAACACATTTCAATTGATTATCAAAAAGATAAAAATCTGGGGTACAGGCAGCTTGATAAGCTTTAGCAACTTCTTGAGTTTCATCATATAAATAGGGAAAAGGATAACTTTTTTCTTGCGCTACCTGTTTCATGTTTGCCGGTGAATCATCCGGATAATTCACCACATCGTTAGAGTTAATCGCAATAAAAGCAATTCCTTTTGCCTGATAGTCATGAGCGAGTTTTATAAGTTCATCTTGTACGTGTTTAACGTAGGGACAATGATTACAAATAAACATAATCAAGGTTGCTATTTCTGCTTTTAAACTGTGCAGGGTTACTTTTTTCCCCGTAACGACATCGAGTAAATTAAAGTCGGGTGCAATGGTGCCCAGCGGCATCATATTAGAGGGTGTTGCAGCCATAATGAGTTGTCCTTTTGACGTTATGAATAAGCAATACCGGACGACGCTCTAAGTATTTCACTTAGGATAGCACCGCCCTGGTAAGTGAGATAAATCACTTTAACTTTTTTCTTTCTTTGTTCATCGCCTTAAACGGCTTCACATATTGTCACGATGAACTTCATAAAGTGACATCACCTTGTTGACATATTGTTGAGTTTGCCTATAAGGTGGTATTTTATTGCCGTGACGTTTCACTGCATATTCTCCAGCGTTATAACCGGCAATTGCCAATTTCTTGTTATTATCAAAAAGTTCTAACAAGTAACGTAAATAACGAGCACCGGCATAAACATTAGCAATAGGGTCAGTCAAATTTCTAACACCGAAGCGTCTCCCGGTAGCGGGCATCAGTTGCATTAACCCCACCGCACCTCGTGGGGAGCGAGCATGGGGATTATAAGATGATTCTGCTTGAATGATGGCATGCAATAAAGCAGGATCAACTTGAGTTTGCTCGGCAATTTCCTGTATAAGACTGCCATAGTTCTTATAATTCCCACGCGGTTTAGCAGCACCACTAGACTGGGTCTGGTCAGTTTGGTTTGGATCATAATTGCGCGGATCAATGGCTTGTTTCTCTGAATTATCACGCGTGGTTACTTCACCCTCATCAAACAGGATGTTGTTGATCGCGGCTATATCATCTGCCGAGGGTTCACTGATAAACAACTGTTTGAAAATAGCTTGATTGATTTCTATTTTTTTCAAACTATCCCAGTTGGGATGTAATGCTAACCGGCTTTTTGCTGGCGTGCCTAAACAAATTTTACTATTACCACTCCTTGGATTGAGGTGAGGTGTATTAAAAACAGTAGGTGAATTTGCATCAGCGATATCAGGTGGTTTAGTCCTTTGAAGAACCGTTGTTGGAAATTCGGCTACCGCTTTAATCTCCCTGGTTTGAATAGTCCCGCGCTGGGGTTCAATTAGGTTAGCTTTAACTTTTGGGGAGATTGTGGTTTTTTGTTTAGCAATTTCAACTGTTGTCTTAGGTGAAATTATTTTTTCTGGCTTAGTTGCTGTTTGAGTTTCAGTTTGGAAAGAAGCCCTCTTGGGTAGTTGAACACTTTCAGCGAGTGTAACCGAACTTTTCAGTTCATTTTGGTTAGAACGTGTACAGTTCTCTTCATTGGAATGATCACATGAACGAAAAGCAACGTGAGTTGGTAATGGTTTACTAATAAAGCTGATTTGCTCAGGTTTATAAGTATGTGAACAGGCAGATAAACTGGTAATGGCAAGTACCAAAACTAATTTCCTTGGCATTAAATGAAATCCTCCTAAAATATTCTGTTTAAAGAACTTGGATTCTATTAATTTCTTTGCTACGATGCTCCTTTTAATTAGATTAAAAGCACTATTTAATTTAAGTGATTAATATCACCGATTACTAATATAACAATTATATAAGCGAGTTACAACTACAAAAATTGTTTATTGTTTATCGAGTGATTAAGGGTAAAATTAAATAACTTTGCTATTTTCTGTGTCAAAGTTAACTACCCCGCCCTCAAGGGCGGAGCTTGCAGAAGCTCGGTTGACCAGACTCAGTGCCGTTACGGGTACTACGCTGACCAGAGGTCGTTAAGACTTACCAGTGGATGCTTCCTGAGTCCACTGCTCTAATCAGAATCACGTTGGGGAAAAGATAAAGCCCCGAAGGTTCTGACCGTCATGGGTCACTGTGAGAGCCGCTTATCAGCCTTGTCGAAGGGAGATGGCGGGCAACCGCTGCGTCACTAGCCCCTTACGGGGATAGCTCAACCGCCTGACTGCCGGGAAAGACCAGCACCTCATTTTTAACTAGATAACTTAACAAAAACAGGAGCGAGAACCGGGTCAACTTCCGCCGACGCGCTATCCCTCCCCACCCTGAAGAACAAGGTTTCTCGCGTAATTTGATGAAAAGGATACAATGTCTAATTTCTGACATCTTTGAATCTTTATTCAGCTGTTAGATTTTATTCACTAGACGTTATCGGCAATAACGGTAGACACTGATTTTGCGTCAGGTAACTCACTAGTTTTATAACCACTCATGTCTATTGAAATTGAATCAAGAAAAAATTCTATTGATAGAGAAAGGTTAGGGTATTTTTTAATATAAAATGGAGTTTTGATGATATCATTTAATGATATCAGTGCTTAATCTGCTAATACTGGTAAAATAAACTCTTATGGAGAAAAGCCAGTTTAGGAAAGCTAACGTAGTTAATTATTGGTAGGATCATTGTGGCTTTGGAATAGGCTAAGCGATATAAATTTATAAAAAATATCAGGGTTAGAAGACCATCGGAGAAAAGCAAAAAATAAAATTACACCACTGATTTTAAAGTGGTGGCTCATATAAGGAGAAATAAAATGTCTACCGACAAATTTATTTTCAAAGTCCACACCAATGGTCAAGTTGAACGTGTTAAAGATTGTGATAATCTGACTTTCTCAGATGTGATTAATGGTCTTGGTATTGCCAGAAATGAGATAAAATGCAAACCCATTAAGGATAGTGGTATTTATGCGTTTTATAACTATGATAAAAGTGATGTATTGATTTTTGCTATACCGGAACGTCAAATTGATCACATTAAACGGCCTCATGAACATGAGGTAATGCATGGTATTTTAGCTAGCCAGTTTAGAATAGTATCTATGCCACAAGTGACTTCATATTAATTTACTATTCACTCGAGTTAACTTCAGGTGACTTTTTAACTGATAAACCGATTCACTGGCAATTAAAATAATTAACTCATTTCTAACCTTACCTTCCTGCGGGTTACTCTTAACAAACCAACAGGAAGGTTGAAAAAAAGCTACTCTGGGGTTTCTGAATTGAGTTCGGAGGGTACATCTACTTTTCTTTCATAAACTTGTATCGATGGTTCGAGTAGCTCAAATCCATTTTTAATTCGATGCCCCATTTTACCCGTAATAGAAGCAACCCAAGTAGGATATTCCTCATTCGCTTTTAACAATTTGTTCCACGTTCGTGGACGCACTTTCATCTGTACGATTTGCCCTTCAACATTCACATAAAATCGTTGCCAACCTCTTTTAATCGTCTGAGATTGTGTTGGTAATTGATTAATTTTAATATTGATTTCTAATTTACCTTTCGTTTTAGGTGTTTTGATAGTGGGTTGTTTGCTAGGTGTTCGGATTCGATCAGCATCCGATTTAATAATACCTGGCCTTCTTCGTAATCCAAAAGCTGATCTCGGTCGGTTTATTGCTTGTACCGGTGGCCTATCCTCAATTGTTTTTGGAAAAATGACCTCCGTTTTTTTCTTTAATCCTAATGTCAGTAACGGAGTTTGCTTTTCATTAAAAGTATCTTCTTCTAATGGCTTCCACTCCCGTTTTTTCCTGACACCCAGTGCCAGTTTCGGCTGTTTTTCAATAGTGTCTTCCTCATGATGGATCGGACTCTCTTCGGGTTTCCTTTTGAGCCCCAATGTTAATTTCGAGCGTTTACCTATAGTCATAATCTATTCTCCTTTCATCATAATAAATTGATGAATGACTGTGACGGGCAATATTTCAAATGTCATGGTTTCCAAATCACCCAATAGATAAGTTGCGGGTGCCCCAATACCCCCTACAGTACCAGGATTACACACAACGGTTTGAGTTCCCTTGATATTCTCTAAAGTCTCAATAGATATGCAATGCGTATGCCCATAGCAAACGAGGTCGTAATCACCAGTCACAGCCATTGCCTTTGCATAATGAGGATAATGGACTAAGAAAATTCGTCTACCCCCTAAAGTAAAAGCAGCATCTTGCCCATAGTAGTGAATTATGCTCGTTGGTGCACGAGATAGTTTAAAAAGCATATCAAGGTCACCACTGTTATTACCATGAATAACATGCATCGGCAAACCATAAAATGGTAATGGATGTAAAGTACTTGGTGCTACAATATCACCACAATGCAATACGGCTTGTGCACCACGCTGCTTGGCATCAGTTACGGCAGCACCCAAAGAAGGAATGTTATCGTGACTATCAGACACAATACAGATTTTCATCTTAACCCTTATCCAACTTCATCTTTAACTTCAGTTGGTAACATATAGATATAAAATGGGAACATATAAACAGTTTATCAATTATTAGTTATCCAGAAATAATCATACTCAGTTTGACTATCTCATGAGTTAAAGAACCATCCATAGTGAGATGACTTTTTTGGGATAAGTTATTAATAGTTTCTAGTAAAAGTTGTTTACATAATCCAGTGTTATCAACACTATTTTGGTAGTTAGAATTCATATTTTAGTAAAATAAAACGAGGAGTTACAGAGTTGGTATTTTATTTATTACTAAATGGTTTTACCAGTTTCAAGACCAGTGATTGTAACAAAACCGGTTAGCCACGCACATACGCTAGGTATTTTCTATTGGCAAGTAGAACGTTCTGGAGAGGGAACTGATTGGGTAGAACGTTCTGGTTCTATTTTACTCATTGGGTTTCCAGCACCGCATCATCCACGGTTGAAAGTGTTTACCCTCGTTATCTTAACCTCTGGAGATAGACATAAAGAAGATATCTCAATCATCGACTTTGACCCCAAAAATCTCCAAGGTGAATCCCTTGGTGAAATTGACCACAAAATTATCTACATTTGCCCGAAATACCTGAATAAAACTCGCACGCCGCGTTCTTACCATGAATGGATGGAAGCGATAGAAGACAGTCTCGATGAACAGGTTGAAGAATCCCATTATACCCATCCGCAAATCCAACAGGTTTTTAAGCTGATTGAGAAAGACCAAGTGACCCCGCAAGAACGTGCAGAAATGTTCGATGAATATAGCCTGGAAGAAGTGAAACAAGAACAATTACAAGAAATCCGTGCCGAGGCTAAGGCGGAAGGCTTGAAGGAAGGCAAAGCAGAAGGCAAAGCGGAAGGCTTGAAGGAAGGAGAACAAAAGTCCCGAGAAGAACAAGAACAATCGGTTCGGCGGTTATTGTCTCTAGGCGCTTTGACAGAAGAACAGATAGCCCAAGCGATGGGATTAAGTGTGGAATGGGTGAAAGCACTAAAAAAAATCAAATAGCCAGTAGCACTCTAACTAGGGCGTGTCATCAATTAAGCCAACTGACAGAAGAAACGAGATAAATGGCTCCCAGGAAATAAACCGCACGGTTATCATAGCGCGTGGCCAGCGCACGAACTGGTTTAAGTTGGGCAAAGAAATTTTCTATCAAATGACGTGCTTTATATAATTCTTTATCATAACATCTCCGCGTTTTGCGGTTACTTTGGGGTGGAATGACTACCGTTTTTCCCGACTGTTCCAGTGGTTCGATTACTTGTGCCAGCGCGTCATAGCCCTTATCCGCTCTCACCGTAGCCGCTGAAATTTCGGGTAATAAGGCGTCTGCCCCTTGTAGATCATGGGCTTGTCCTGGTGTCAGGAAGAATTCCGTCGGATTCCCCAAAGCATCCACAATGGCATGAATCTTCGTCGTCAATCCGCTTCGGCTGCAGCCGATGGCCTCATCGTCCGCCGGGTTTTTTTGAGCGCACCCGCACTGTGCTGATGCGCCCGAACGAGAGTCGAGTCAATCATGGCATACTCGTTATCCGCCTCGGCTGCTAGGCCTTTGAAAACCCGTTCCCAAACCCCACTTTTCGCCCAGCGCCTTATTGCCATCTTTATTCCATTCAGCTTATAATCATTTTTTGTTTCCAATCCCATTGGAGATAATAGATTAACTATTTGTAACATAAGGAGAAAAACTATGGGTTGGTTTAGCCCTAAAAAAGCACCTTCTTCAGCGGATACTTTTAATAAACAAGAAGCTTTTTTAGCTATTGCGTTAGCCACTTCCGCCGCTGATGGACAAATTGTCGAATCAGAAGCCAAAGGCATTTTTGCTTACTTACTGCAAATGAGAATGTTTGAGGGTTATAACGAAAAGCAAATGTCTGACCTGTTGAAAAAATTGGTTACAATCCTCAATAATGAGGGAGTCGGTGGTTTAGTCGCTATTGCTAAAAGTAGCTTACCGGATGAATTGCGGGAAACGGCTTTTGTTTGTGCTACTGATATCGCTTTAGCTGATGGTGTTATTGAGGACAATGAAAAGAAGTTATTAGAAGAACTGCAACAGGTTTTAGGAATCTCGGATGAGATTGGTCAGAAAATTTTACAAGTCATGATGATAAAAAATCGCGGCTAAATTCAGACCTGTTAAAATATCTTTTCATTTTCACTTCGTCATTTAGAATTCAATTCGTCTTAACCAGCCCGGTCATATTGGTAATCCGACCGGGTTCCTTGATAGCGAAATAATTATAATAAAATATTTTGTCATCATTTGGCAAAAATAATGATCTATTCTGAAACATCGCTATTTATTGCCTATTTCTACTAGTCAACCTAGGAGGTATCTCATGAAACATGTCACTTTTTTATTTATTGGTCTGTTTTTACTGGTTATCGCTGCTTTTCATGAACCACTTTATGCTATTTTTCCGAGTCTGTTTGAACCCATCATCAAGTTTACTAGCCATGTGGGCGTACAGATTTTATATTTTATTGGCTTATTAGCCCTCATCATCGCCCTATTTTCTTGGCTACCCACTTGGTTTAGTTTATCGCTTTTTGTGATGTTTATGTTTGTTGGTGGTTATTACTTCAGTGACAAAGATGTTTCTATCAGCATAGCGAGTAGAACAAATTTTAGTCATCAACATAACTGAACTGATATCTAATGGAGTTAACTGTGAATTGGATGGCCCTATAAAATATGTCTTTAACTGCACCACAATGGCTAGAAAAAATTCGTGCTTTACCACTTTCCTCTAAAGTTAAAATTATGAATGTGTGTGGTGGGCATGAACGAGCCATTACGATGGCGGGTTTGCGGAGTGTTTTACCGGCTCAAATCGAACTAATTCCCGGACCAGGTTGTCCGGTTTGTATTTGTCCAGAAGAAGATATTTATACGGCTATCCAATTGGCGCTAAAAGAAAAAATTACCTTAGTCACATTTGGTGACATGCTAAGAGTGCCAGTCAATGTGAGTAAAAAATCGGCTCGTTCACTTGAACAAGCTAAAGCCATGGGTGCTGACATTCGCCCCATTGCTTCACCCTTAGAAGCATTACAAATCGCTCAACAACAACCTAAGCAAACCATTGTCTTTTTCGCGGCGGGTTTTGAAACCACGATTGCTCCGGTAGCCGCTTTAATTGCTCAGGGTATTCCAAATAATCTATTGATTTTACTATCAGGACGTTTGACTTGGCCGGCAGTCGCTTTATTATTAGAAACGGGAGTGGCATTTGATGCTTTAATTGCGCCAGGTCATGTGGCAACCGTTATGGGAGCGGAAGAATGGCAGTTTGTCGTCGAAAAATATCATCTTCCAGCTGCTATTGCTGGTTTCACACCAGAAAGTTTACTGGCTGCGCTCTATTCGATTTTACGCCAATTAATCGAACAAAATTATTTTCTTGACAATTGTTATCCT
Encoded here:
- a CDS encoding nucleoside-diphosphate-sugar epimerase, whose product is MGIVDNLSRRKIDVELEVESLTPITSIHTRLAAWREVSGKEISFFNLDIAQEYYQFLALVKEFRPEVIVHFAEQRSAPYSTLSERTKRYTVDNNINATNNVLCAIVESGLDIYLVHLGSIGVYGYHTTVMEIPEGYLKIQVQSRSGESVEQEILYPADTESIYHMTKAQDQLLFHYYNKNNGIRITDLHQGNVWGTRTQETKLDERLINRFDYDGVYGTVLNRFIIQAAVGYPLTVYGNGGQTRAFIHIQDTTRCIELAINNPPPKGAKVQIFNQITQTHRIKDLAETIAKMIPSVKINYVDNPRKDIEDKENEFFVAKECFLSMGLKPIFLEKGLIEEIHDIANKYQHRCDLTKIPPPVWT
- a CDS encoding thioredoxin, whose translation is MAATPSNMMPLGTIAPDFNLLDVVTGKKVTLHSLKAEIATLIMFICNHCPYVKHVQDELIKLAHDYQAKGIAFIAINSNDVVNYPDDSPANMKQVAQEKSYPFPYLYDETQEVAKAYQAACTPDFYLFDNQLKCVYRGQLDDARPKNNIPVTGKDIRAALDAILVGQPVNPEQTPSIGCNIKWKP
- a CDS encoding lytic transglycosylase catalytic subunit, yielding MPRKLVLVLAITSLSACSHTYKPEQISFISKPLPTHVAFRSCDHSNEENCTRSNQNELKSSVTLAESVQLPKRASFQTETQTATKPEKIISPKTTVEIAKQKTTISPKVKANLIEPQRGTIQTREIKAVAEFPTTVLQRTKPPDIADANSPTVFNTPHLNPRSGNSKICLGTPAKSRLALHPNWDSLKKIEINQAIFKQLFISEPSADDIAAINNILFDEGEVTTRDNSEKQAIDPRNYDPNQTDQTQSSGAAKPRGNYKNYGSLIQEIAEQTQVDPALLHAIIQAESSYNPHARSPRGAVGLMQLMPATGRRFGVRNLTDPIANVYAGARYLRYLLELFDNNKKLAIAGYNAGEYAVKRHGNKIPPYRQTQQYVNKVMSLYEVHRDNM
- a CDS encoding transposase: MTTKIHAIVDALGNPTEFFLTPGQAHDLQGADALLPEISAATVRADKGYDALAQVIEPLEQSGKTVVIPPQSNRKTRRCYDKELYKARHLIENFFAQLKPVRALATRYDNRAVYFLGAIYLVSSVSWLN
- a CDS encoding transposase, which translates into the protein MGLETKNDYKLNGIKMAIRRWAKSGVWERVFKGLAAEADNEYAMIDSTLVRAHQHSAGALKKTRRTMRPSAAAEAD
- a CDS encoding tellurite resistance protein TerB → MGWFSPKKAPSSADTFNKQEAFLAIALATSAADGQIVESEAKGIFAYLLQMRMFEGYNEKQMSDLLKKLVTILNNEGVGGLVAIAKSSLPDELRETAFVCATDIALADGVIEDNEKKLLEELQQVLGISDEIGQKILQVMMIKNRG
- a CDS encoding hydrogenase assembly protein HupF; the protein is MSLTAPQWLEKIRALPLSSKVKIMNVCGGHERAITMAGLRSVLPAQIELIPGPGCPVCICPEEDIYTAIQLALKEKITLVTFGDMLRVPVNVSKKSARSLEQAKAMGADIRPIASPLEALQIAQQQPKQTIVFFAAGFETTIAPVAALIAQGIPNNLLILLSGRLTWPAVALLLETGVAFDALIAPGHVATVMGAEEWQFVVEKYHLPAAIAGFTPESLLAALYSILRQLIEQNYFLDNCYPQVVKPKGNPTAQRYLSTTMMIVDANWRGIGMIPVSGFSLKESQADARVQFPDYAQETRQRRGEMPPGCDCAQVLLGHIYPNQCRLYGNACTPRSPVGPCMVSDEGACRIWWAGGVR